The following are encoded together in the Capsulimonas corticalis genome:
- a CDS encoding DUF1559 domain-containing protein, whose amino-acid sequence MQQSSSSHRGFTLIELLVVIAIIAILAAILFPVFAKAREKARQISCSSNLKQLSLGLLQYVQDNDETFPASGWLGIGMGWAGKMYPYIKSTGVFHCPDDPTGVTTDASGNTLYPVSYGLNLNYAYNSGGGASGSGTTLASFGAPASTVALFETQGAQAPITDINLDSGLTGGAAGTFHFSPSGNGGDNSAGWIDQSINAKYVCGKTATIGLGQPPRTNYGAFLLAPVHTDGANFAFSDGHVKYTRAQQISSGYNDGNQAALGDPNNAPNDKQGAFDAAGTGYMGQAPENFIGTFSVK is encoded by the coding sequence ATGCAACAGTCTTCATCTTCTCATCGTGGCTTTACACTCATTGAGCTGCTCGTTGTTATCGCTATCATTGCCATTCTTGCCGCGATCCTCTTTCCGGTATTTGCGAAAGCACGCGAGAAAGCGCGTCAAATTAGCTGCTCTTCCAATCTCAAACAACTGAGCTTGGGCTTACTGCAATATGTGCAAGACAACGACGAAACGTTTCCAGCGTCTGGATGGCTAGGCATTGGCATGGGCTGGGCGGGAAAAATGTATCCTTATATCAAGAGTACCGGCGTTTTCCACTGTCCAGATGATCCCACCGGAGTTACAACAGACGCAAGCGGCAACACCCTCTACCCCGTATCTTATGGGCTGAACTTGAACTACGCTTATAACTCTGGAGGCGGAGCCAGTGGATCGGGAACAACGCTGGCGTCGTTTGGAGCTCCCGCTTCCACGGTCGCTTTGTTTGAAACTCAAGGCGCTCAAGCTCCGATTACGGATATCAATCTCGATTCCGGTCTGACGGGCGGAGCTGCTGGAACATTCCATTTTTCACCTTCCGGAAACGGCGGCGACAATTCCGCTGGATGGATCGACCAATCGATCAACGCGAAATATGTTTGCGGAAAAACGGCGACAATCGGTCTTGGACAGCCGCCTCGCACGAATTATGGAGCGTTCCTATTAGCGCCCGTCCATACCGACGGCGCAAACTTTGCGTTCTCTGATGGTCATGTCAAATACACGCGAGCGCAGCAAATCTCTTCTGGTTATAATGACGGAAATCAAGCAGCCCTTGGCGACCCGAACAATGCGCCAAACGACAAGCAAGGCGCATTTGACGCCGCCGGCACCGGCTATATGGGACAGGCTCCGGAGAATTTTATCGGCACCTTCAGCGTAAAATAA